Proteins from one Podarcis raffonei isolate rPodRaf1 chromosome 1, rPodRaf1.pri, whole genome shotgun sequence genomic window:
- the EN1 gene encoding homeobox protein engrailed-1 yields MEEQTDSKSLRDSAPTPGSRPSSSSPSASGSDGESVPLSPGSHAPLSPAAPCLVSLPLHPHHHHHPPHHQHHLPQQQQQHQAPPQQQQQRPPPPPPQQQQQQQQQHRTTNFFIDNILRPDFGCKKEQLLLLAGTAAGGGGGGAGGGVGGGRDRDLDRAASSGRENVNPLLGRPPNLSAESHGSPDSSSTASKASPAAAAAALGTAKPPISSSSSSSSSSSSSSCSEGSGTNPAKYGEHANPAILLMGSNNGGAVAKSDSQQPLVWPAWVYCTRYSDRPSSGPRTRKLKKKKNEKEDKRPRTAFTAEQLQRLKAEFQANRYITEQRRQTLAQELSLNESQIKIWFQNKRAKIKKATGIKNGLALHLMAQGLYNHSTTTVQDKEDSE; encoded by the exons ATGGAAGAGCAGACGGACAGTAAAAGTCTGCGAGACTCTGCTCCGACTCCCGGCAGccgccccagcagcagcagccccagcgcCAGCGGCAGCGATGGCGAGAGCGTGCCGCTGTCTCCCGGCAGCCACGCTCCCCTGTCCCCGGCCGCGCCGTGCCTCGTGTCCCTGCCTCTCCAcccgcaccaccaccaccaccctccgcACCACCAGCACCATctcccgcagcagcagcagcagcatcaggcgcctccgcagcagcagcagcagcggccgccaccgccgcctccgcagcagcagcagcagcagcagcaacagcaccgCACCACCAACTTTTTCATCGACAACATCCTGAGGCCGGACTTTGGCTGCAAGAAAGAGCAGCTCTTGCTCCTGGCCGGGACTgcggccggaggaggaggaggtggcgccGGCGGCGGCGTGGGCGGCGGCCGGGACAGGGACCTTGACCGCGCGGCCAGCTCAGGTAGAGAAAATGTCAACCCTCTGCTCGGCAGGCCCCCCAACCTTAGCGCGGAGTCGCACGGGAGCCCCGACAGCTCCTCCACGGCCTCCAAAGCCAGCCCCGCCGCGGCGGCCGCAGCGCTAGGGACGGCCAAgccccccatctcctcctcctcctcctcctcttcctcttcctcctcctcctcctgctcggAAGGGAGTGGAACTAACCCGGCGAAGTACGGGGAGCACGCCAACCCCGCCATCCTGCTCATGGGCTCCAATAATGGAGGAGCTGTTGCCAAGAGCGATTCTCAACAGCCGCTGGTTTGGCCTGCCTGGGTTTACTGCACTAGGTATTCAGACAGACCATCCTCGG GTCCCCGCACGaggaagctgaagaagaagaagaacgagAAGGAGGACAAGCGGCCTCGCACCGCTTTCACGGCGGAGCAGCTGCAGAGACTCAAGGCGGAGTTCCAGGCCAACCGCTACATCACCGAGCAGAGGCGGCAGACTTTGGCGCAGGAGCTCAGCCTCAACGAGTCGCAGATCAAGATCTGGTTCCAGAACAAGCGCGCCAAGATCAAGAAGGCCACGGGCATCAAGAACGGCCTGGCGCTGCACCTCATGGCGCAGGGACTCTACAATCATTCCACCACTACTGTGCAAGACAAAGAGGACAGCGAGTGA